In Oncorhynchus nerka isolate Pitt River linkage group LG26, Oner_Uvic_2.0, whole genome shotgun sequence, one DNA window encodes the following:
- the LOC115110036 gene encoding zinc finger and SCAN domain-containing protein 2-like — protein MTKLQLLNAYLTERLMLAVDEILEVVGGTVSEFEEETARTKRENEVLKRRLREVGLDTGTECSAVSTRPVSLSMSGQHQWSSDQGPDLESTQTQNHMVMNQDKMPATHSQLPTECTEWKSLCNSPHTLSSQQTDTSATTPVVAPLTSASVKRDLDEEDDQLLLPSANPFSSSSCPVDRVVLHYNSEGIKTEPSDTIPTDLGSVSAQMGCGELNPSSDPGPATVETRYTVSDLSADLESVVADSSRYGASASGVPTDLVSASAAMIPDGFFRQIGSDGCVTTGPELDFGDTTSAVGPLTSLFYPGQTRRQPQTNRSTNRGHQQINRSTNNRGQQQTNNRGDQRSHPCPQCGKIFSHVSRLKIHLRIHTGEKPYVCALCGKRFNNDGTLRNHRRVHTELRLYGCPVCGMSFKDAYTCRKHQRVHNGMRPAGGGAHTCSLCGKAFSEAAKLTKHIRTHVSDIG, from the exons ATGACTAAACTACAGCTTTTGAATGCTTACCTCACCGAGCGGTTAATGCTGGCTGTAGATGAGATACTAGAGGTGGTCGGGGGGACAGTGTCAGAATTCGAGGAGGAGACTGCCCGTacgaagagagagaatgaagtcCTAAAACGAAGGTTACGAGAAGTTGGACTCGACACGGGAACGGAATGTTCAGCAG TCTCGACcaggcctgtttctctctctatgtctgggCAGCACCAGTGGAGTTCCGACCAGGGTCCAGACCTTGAGTCTACACAGACCCAGAACCACATGGTAATGAACCAGGATAAGATGCCAGCCACACATAGCCAGCTACCCACAGAGTGCACCGAGTGGAAGAGTCTGTGTAACTCTCCACATACCCTGTCCTCACAACAGACCGATACATCGGCTACCACACCAGTAGTAGCTCCATTGACTTCAGCGTCCGTGAAAAGGGACTTGGACGAAGAAGACGACCagcttctccttccctctgcaaATCCCTTCAGCAGCTCATCATGCCCCGTGGACAGAGTGGTTTTACACTATAACTCTGAGGGCATCAAAACAGAGCCTAGTGATACTATCCCTACTGACTTGGGGTCAGTATCTGCTCAGATGGGGTGTGGTGAACTAAACCCCAGTTCGGACCCTGGACCAGCCACTGTTGAAACCAGGTACACTGTTTCAGACCTGAGCGCTGACCTGGAATCAGTGGTTGCAGACAGCAGCAGGTATGGTGCCTCTGCCTCGGGCGTCCCAACTGACCTGGTATCAGCTAGTGCGGCCATGATCCCAGATGGCTTTTTCCGTCAGATTGGCAGCGATGGTTGTGTAACAACAGGGCCAGAACTAGACTTCGGGGACACCACCAGTGCCGTAGGTCCCTTGACCTCCCTGTTCTATCCGGGTCAAACCAGACGTCAACCACAAACAAATAGGTCAACAAATAGGGGTCATCAACAAATAAACAGGTCCACAAACAACAGGGgtcaacaacaaacaaacaacaggGGGGATCAGAGGTCCCACCCGTGCCCTCAGTGTGGTAAGATATTCAGCCACGTGTCACGCCTCAAGATCCACCTCCGcattcacacaggggagaagccgtACGTTTGTGCACTGTGTGGCAAGCGATTCAACAACGATGGCACACTGAGGAACCACCGGCGCGTTCACACGGAGCTGCGGCTGTACGGCTGCCCTGTCTGCGGCATGAGCTTCAAGGACGCCTACACGTGTAGGAAGCACCAGCGCGTTCACAATGGAATGCGGCCTGCCGGAGGCGGGGCCCACACCTGCAGCCTGTGTGGCAAGGCTTTCAGTGAGGCGGCTAAGCTGACCAAACACATCAGGACTCATGTGTCGGACATTGGGTGA